TAGCAGATTTATAAATGAGATTTTATTGATAATTTTCCCTTAACCCATCAGCTTAGTACAGCGCATTCGTCGACAATTCGGATGCTTTCCCGCTCTGGTAGTGGATAAGAATAGAAACACTATAGCGCTATCAGCTACAACTTAGATGTACAAAAACATTGTTTGATCAGATCTGAATATACGCTTAATCACGCTGTACCCAATGACAACTCGGAGTAAAACTCCGTTGTCCCTCATACATCAAGCATTATTTTATCTTGTTTAAGCCTAATCTGAGGTCATTTTATAAACTTCATTCAAACTCTGGATATACGAAACTATATTTCCCTGTTTTTATACGTTCTATTATAGCCAAAGGGTTCACAACCACACCTATTTCTGCTTTACGGTTTTCTCCCTCTAGGTTTCCAACATAAGTAAATTTGTCATCATTAATGTGCCATACAAACCAATTGTGAGAAATTTTTATTGGTTCGTCCCCTACCATAACACCATAATCATCTGTGTCTCTGAATAATATTTTAGAAGTTCCACCCACATCAGATATGTTTCCAACTTTCTCCCAAAGATTCATTTTTATGCCAAACTTAGTGACACAATGCACATAAAAATCGATATCATCATTAACAATATCCAATAACGTAGGAATTGCATGGATAGGGTACACTTTTTTAAATGCTCTGATCACATCACTATTTAATTGTGTTAAATCAAAAGCAATAAGCTGGAAATATTTTTCCCCTCATTATCCAACTTTACAGAAAAAACATCACCAACCTTAGTAACGACTCTAGCCATAATTATTTAATTCCAAATTGCTCCCAATGCTTTGAACTGATTGAATTGATTTTATTGAACAGTTTGGTATACGGGACAGCAGGACACTAAAACGAATAGATTCTAAAGAATACATAAAAAGCCGATCTCACTAGGTAGAGGCTTTTACGAAAACTGCTTATGTTTTATTAGACTCTCAACTGAAGTAAATCACCATAAAAACGATCAGCCATCGGTACAAATTGTAGATATCACTTAATTGAAATAAGTTGACGAGGTGTACTCAAACTCTTCCAAGCGCTTAACATCCATAGGCATACCCAACAAATAGCCTTGTAATTGCTGACAGCCTAACCGTGACAAGATTTCCATTTGCAGGGGACTTTCGACACCTTCTGCTGTCACAACCAAGCCCAAGCGAATCGCCAGATGAATAATACTTTCTAAGATCATTTCATCTTTTGAGCCAACAGTCAGCTCATGAATAAAGCCACGATCAATCTTCAACTCATCCACAGGAAGATTTTTTAAATATAAAAAGCTGGAATGGCCTGTCCCAAAGTCATCAATTGCCAAACGAATCCCCATTTCACGTAACCGCTGTAAGGTACGAATGCTGCCTTCGATATGGTGCATCGCCGTACTTTCAGTGATTTCAATAATTAAATGATTAGGGTTGACTTTATATTTATCAAAAAGATGCTCAAGATTATTAAATAAATGCTTATGCTCGAACTGCACCGCCGATAAATTCACAGCGATCGGATACAGCTCTATTTTCTCTCTCTCCCAGATTTGCAGTTGTTTACATGCTTGCTCCAAAGCCCAATACCCCATTTGGATAATCAACCCTGTTTTCTCCGCACCTTTAATAAACATATTAGGGGTCAGCAAACCCAAAGTCGGATGCTTCCAGCGAATCAACGCCTCGACTCCACATATCCGTTGATCTTGGATGGTAAATTTAGGCTGATAATACAAAACAAACTGTTGTTCTTCTACAGCTTTATACAAATCATTAATCAGCTTAGTTTGGCTTTTCGCTTCTTGTTGGTCAAAACTGTAATTAAAAATAGAATAGGTATTTCGTCCCTGATATTTTGAGGTCAGCATCGCTGCATCGGCATTAATCAGTAAATCCTGCAAATTACTACCATGCTCAGGATACATCGCAATACCAATACTGGCCGACACATTGATTTCTTTGCCCGCGATCAAAAAACTATCTTGAATCAACTCAAGTACGTGCTCCGCCATTTGGCACGTTTGCTTAGGAGTCGCCTGCTCAAGCACCATCAGGAATTCGTCCCCACCAATTCTGAGAATTTTTTCATCTTTACTTAAGTTGCGATGAATCCGAGTGGTCAGTTGAACCAATAATTGATCCCCAACATGATGTCCAAATACATCATTTACAGCTTTAAAGCGATCTAAATCAATATATAGAAAAGCAATGCTTTCATTACGGAAGCGGTGATCTGTAAACAGAAAATGGGCGTATTCCGCCAAATACAAACGATTTGGCAGCTTGGTCAGATTGTCCTGTACCGCCTGATTTGCCAACTCTTTATTGGCAAGAGAAAGTTGAATATTACGTTCTTCTAAACGTTGCTCCAGCACCGCAACAACAAAAGCTGCCACCAGAATCAAACTGGTAATGAATATAACGACAAATAAAACGATGCTTTGCCCCGCTTCAAGAGTCATGACCAACTTGTCACTATGGGTTGGATAGAACGAGACTGCAAGCATACCTGTATAATGCATACTCACGATGGTCAAGGCCATCATTGATGCGACACACCATTGGTACAACAGTTTCTTACTAACTGCACTCTTATATTTAAAGATCAGCCAAAAGGTTAAACCCGAGCCACTGATGGCAAGCAGAATGGAGAAAACTGTCAGTAAAGGATCGTAGACACTCTGATAGCCCTCAATGATCAACCCCATCATGCCAGTATAGTGCATGCCAGAGATACCCAATCCCATCAGAATAGCGCCTAAGACTAATCTTAGAAAAGGTAAGGTATGACGCGTGGTCAACCAAATTGAAAAAACAGATGCAATAAAGGCAATAAAAAAAGAAAGAATGGTCAGTACAGGGTCAAAATAACTATGTGTCGGCAAATTACAAGCCAGCATGCCCACAAAATGCATGGCCCAAATGGCACAGGCTAAGAAAAAACTACTGAGTAAAATTAACCCTGTTTGAAATTTTTTACGCCAAGCACGAAATAATAAGCGTTCGGTCGACACTGCAAAAAAACACGCCAACAATGCCACAACAATTGAACCTAACACCAAACTAAAATCGTAATGCACATGCATCATATAAAGTGTCCGTATTAATTGCTCTTTTTCTTCATTTATATATCCTTTTTATCAAAGGCGAAAAGCATTACTACCCGATTAAGAATCTTATACAAACAGGTTCAGGTCAAGAAAAAAACACAGAAATCTCATTAGAATTTATAGATTTATTTTACCTTGAAGATCGGTTTGATAACCAGCCATGCCTGCATTTGTGTTTTGAATCACAATTTAAATAAAAAGCCAGTCGAAACTGGCTTTTTAATATACATATTCAAGAATTAAACTATTTTGCAGTGCCTTTTTGCAACTTGGCATAATCTAATAAGACATTTGCAGATTCAATCACAAATGCTTCCTCTTCTGGCAATGCAGGACGCTGATTCGCTTTCATTTTAGCACGGGCTTCAACCAATGCTTCCATAGACGCTTGATAGCTTTCCCAATTTGCATAAGGCTTTTGTCCTGCAATCTGACGGCGCTTGTTTTCCGAATCTAAAGTCTGTTTTTCCAGTGCTAACAATTCGGCTTTACGTTGATCAATGTCTAAAACGACACGTTTTTGATCTTCGGTCTTTTTCGAGATGTCTTTACGCTGTTCAAGATAGTTAAACTGCGGATCGACTTTAACGCGTGCTTGCGACAACTCACCTAAACGTTTCACATACGGTGCAATACTGCCTTCACGTTTAAACGGTGCAGTTGGAATGGTGTCCCACTCAAGCGCATTTTTCGCTTTGCGCTCACCAAACTCTTCATTATAAATGTCCACCAATTTCACGTCAGGAATCACGCCTTTGTTTTGCGTACTTCCACCCGTGACACGGTAAAACTTACGTT
This DNA window, taken from Acinetobacter sp. WCHA55, encodes the following:
- a CDS encoding EAL domain-containing protein; this encodes MMHVHYDFSLVLGSIVVALLACFFAVSTERLLFRAWRKKFQTGLILLSSFFLACAIWAMHFVGMLACNLPTHSYFDPVLTILSFFIAFIASVFSIWLTTRHTLPFLRLVLGAILMGLGISGMHYTGMMGLIIEGYQSVYDPLLTVFSILLAISGSGLTFWLIFKYKSAVSKKLLYQWCVASMMALTIVSMHYTGMLAVSFYPTHSDKLVMTLEAGQSIVLFVVIFITSLILVAAFVVAVLEQRLEERNIQLSLANKELANQAVQDNLTKLPNRLYLAEYAHFLFTDHRFRNESIAFLYIDLDRFKAVNDVFGHHVGDQLLVQLTTRIHRNLSKDEKILRIGGDEFLMVLEQATPKQTCQMAEHVLELIQDSFLIAGKEINVSASIGIAMYPEHGSNLQDLLINADAAMLTSKYQGRNTYSIFNYSFDQQEAKSQTKLINDLYKAVEEQQFVLYYQPKFTIQDQRICGVEALIRWKHPTLGLLTPNMFIKGAEKTGLIIQMGYWALEQACKQLQIWEREKIELYPIAVNLSAVQFEHKHLFNNLEHLFDKYKVNPNHLIIEITESTAMHHIEGSIRTLQRLREMGIRLAIDDFGTGHSSFLYLKNLPVDELKIDRGFIHELTVGSKDEMILESIIHLAIRLGLVVTAEGVESPLQMEILSRLGCQQLQGYLLGMPMDVKRLEEFEYTSSTYFN